A single window of Onychostoma macrolepis isolate SWU-2019 chromosome 16, ASM1243209v1, whole genome shotgun sequence DNA harbors:
- the rgl2 gene encoding ral guanine nucleotide dissociation stimulator-like 2 isoform X2, whose product MKRPEGDGVLWQTLRISRKLADLCLSGLAELKGDPSPMKTTWYCPLDLSTVSEMEEDGIVYTVVVKQGHSSPPGPQSSASRSQHVKAGTEEKLVLHLLHSFSMGDSSFISIFLSTYRSFTSTRRVLDILIDRLGNPPGESNSNTRQMFNKAVCTVFSTWLSDYPEDFRSLNDPSCLLRLAPLLPTDTSGAEIKGRLMRIAEELSEKTLLSGSLSDPTKGVTSPPDPSEFDATSILGFPSSVIAEQLTRIETGLFLKLVPYHCLGSLWSQRDKKGQEGACWSVRATIKQFNRLANAITASCLWNTGLKSQQRARLLEKWISVAEACRSRKNFSSLYAILSALQSNPIHRLRKTWQETDREAVRRYEELSDIFSEKDNYSQSRELLKEEGTSKFSNLDTKINNKRFTGSCAQGTVPYLGIFLRDLTMLDTAVKDRLENGFINFDKRRREFEVIAQIRLLQSSCRNSIFRTDETFVQWYHSVPTLREEESYKLSNQIEAPGEPSPGRGLNPTVIITQCPDALSAMANTTMDADGIFDFPSPVNHLLSRLYKHVKSPSVSCLDVDSSPPPNDATPSVLTTPTTAVKSHRRSVSCGNNPTNNKPEAGPDMRIVRIRMDLHDGNLYRSILVTSNDKTPTVISSALEKHNQNSQEASKYELIQLLPEGKELIIPPTGNAFYAMSSSSVDFLLRRRGGNTPTGSPTLGNETSATFPRIKAKGRRLVRTLF is encoded by the exons ATGAAAAGGCCTGAAGGAGATGGAGTTCTCTGGCAAACTCTAAGGATTTCCAGGAAGTTGGCAGATCTCTGCCTGTCTGGACTCGCTGAGTTGAAG GGGGACCCATCCCCGATGAAGACCACATGGTACTGTCCACTGGACCTG TCCACTGTGTCCGAAATGGAGGAAGACGGTATCGTCTACACTGTGGTGGTAAAACAAGGGCACAGTTCCCCCCCCGGCCCACAG TCCTCAGCATCCCGCTCTCAGCACGTCAAAGCAGGGACAGAGGAAAAGCTGGTCCTCCATCTCCTTCATTCCTTCTCCATGGGCGACTCCTCCTTCATCTCCATCTTCCTCTCCACCTATCGCTCCTTCACCTCCACCCGGAGAGTGCTGGACATCCTGATTGACAG GTTGGGAAATCCTCCTGGGGAGAGCAATAGTAACACTCGTCAGATGTTCAACAA GGCGGTGTGTACGGTGTTCAGCACATGGCTGAGTGACTATCCTGAGGATTTCCGCTCTCTGAACGATCCCTCCTGCCTGCTGCGCTTGGCCCCCCTGCTTCCCACAGACACCTCGGGCGCAGAAATCAAAGGCCGACTGATGAGGATCGCTGAGGAGCTGAGTGAGAAAACCCTGCTGTCCGGCTCACTCTCAG ATCCTACCAAAGGCGTGACATCTCCTCCTGATCCCTCGGAGTTTGATGCCACCAGCATCCTGGGATTTCCATCCAGTGTGATCGCAGAGCAGCTGACCAGGATCGAGACT GGTCTGTTTCTGAAGCTGGTGCCCTATCACTGTCTGGGGTCTCTGTGGTCTCAGAGAGATAAGAAGGGCCAGGAAGGAGCGTGCTGGTCGGTCAGAGCTACTATCAAGCAGTTTAATCGCTTAGCAAACGCCATCACAGCCTCGTGCTTGTGGAACACGGGTCTGAAGAGCCAACAGAGGGCCAGACTGCTGGAGAAATGGATCAGTGTCGCAGAG GCCTGCAGAAGCAGGAAGAACTTCTCCTCACTGTACGCCATTCTGTCAGCGCTGCAGAGCAACCCCATCCACAGACTGAGAAAGACCTGGCAGGAGACAGACAG AGAAGCTGTGAGGAGATACGAGGAACTTTCTGACATCTTCTCAGAGAAAGACAACTACTCCCAGAGCCGCGAGCTACTCAAAGAG GAGGGGACTTCCAAATTTTCAAACCTTGACACTAAAATCAACAACAAGAGATTTACAGGG TCGTGCGCTCAGGGCACTGTGCCGTACCTGGGCATCTTCCTCAGAGATCTCACCATGCTGGACACTGCAGTCAAAGACCGATTAGAG AATGGCTTCATCAACTTCGATAAAAGACGACGG GAGTTTGAAGTAATTGCTCAAATTCGCCTCCTTCAGTCCTCGTGTAGAAACAGCATTTTCAGAACGGATGAGACGTTTGTTCAGTGGTATCACAGCGTACCTACTCTGCGAGAAGAGGAAAG CTACAAGCTGTCCAATCAGATTGAAGCACCGGGCGAGCCGAGTCCTGGCCGTGGCCTGAACCCTACAGTGATCATCACACAGTGTCCAGA CGCACTCTCAGCCATGGCAAATACGACAATGGATGCTGATGGCATATTTGACTTCCCGTCTCCTGTCAATCACCTGCTCTCCAGGCTTTACAAG CATGTGAAATCCCCATCCGTTTCCTGTCTGGATGTTGATTCGTCACCGCCGCCCAACGATGCCACGCCCTCTGTTCTGACCACACCCACTACAGCTGTCAAATCACATCGGCGGTCTGTCTCCTGCGGCAATAACCCCACCAATAATAAGCCAGAGGCGGGGCCTGATATGAGAATTGTCAGGATACGGATGGATTTACATGACGGCAACTTATACAGAAGCATTCTG GTCACCAGTAATGATAAAACACCCACAGTAATCAGTTCTGCATTAGAGAAGCACAACCAGAATTCTCAAGAAGCCTCCAAATACGAGCTGATCCAACTGCTGCCGGAGGGGAAAG